From the Musa acuminata AAA Group cultivar baxijiao chromosome BXJ3-7, Cavendish_Baxijiao_AAA, whole genome shotgun sequence genome, one window contains:
- the LOC135642826 gene encoding NAC domain-containing protein 2-like, with the protein MGRKRDAEAELNLPPGFRFHPTDEELVVHYLCRKIACQRPAVPIIAEIDLYKYDPWELPDKSLFGQREWYFFTPRDRKYPNGSRPNRSAGKGYWKATGADKPISPKGSNRTVGIKKALVFYSGKAPRGVKTDWIMHEYRVADTNRKSNKGSLRLDDWVLCRLYNKKNTWEKMQQQQKEETSFGLTMDSLDDTGSDSFRTPESDVENDDVLPDFDDLGYPSQASTGGQALSTSRAVGLQMVEKIEKEDEWFMDLKLDDLQTSFMGFGSTPSMDATNQDYYFQSFAPPMHRPSGTNMLPF; encoded by the exons ATGGGAAGGAAGAGAGATGCTGAGGCCGAGCTCAACCTGCCACCGGGGTTCCGGTTCCACCCCACCGACGAGGAGCTCGTCGTGCACTACCTGTGCAGGAAGATAGCCTGCCAGCGCCCGGCCGTACCTATCATCGCCGAGATCGATCTCTACAAATATGACCCTTGGGAATTACCAG ACAAATCATTGTTTGGACAAAGGGAGTGGTATTTCTTCACCCCCCGTGACCGCAAGTACCCAAACGGCTCAAGGCCGAACCGGAGTGCCGGGAAGGGATACTGGAAGGCAACTGGTGCCGATAAGCCGATCTCGCCCAAGGGGAGCAACAGGACCGTTGGGATCAAGAAAGCTTTGGTCTTTTACTCCGGGAAGGCACCACGAGGAGTGAAGACGGACTGGATCATGCATGAATACAGAGTGGCTGATACAAACCGCAAATCCAATAAGGGAAGCCTCAGG TTGGACGACTGGGTTCTTTGCCGGCTATACAACAAGAAGAACACCTGGGAGAAGATGCAGCAGCAGCAAAAGGAGGAGACATCCTTCGGATTGACCATGGATTCATTGGACGATACAGGGTCGGACAGCTTCAGGACGCCAGAATCCGATGTCGAAAACGATGATGTGCTGCCAGACTTCGATGATTTAGGTTATCCATCCCAAGCTTCTACTGGAGGACAAGCATTAAGCACCAGCAGAGCAGTAGGACTCCAGATGGTCGAAAAGATTGAGAAAGAAGATGAGTGGTTCATGGACTTGAAACTGGATGACTTGCAGACCTCCTTCATGGGCTTCGGATCAACACCTTCCATGGATGCAACAAACCAAGATTATTACTTCCAATCCTTTGCACCTCCAATGCATAGACCAAGCGGCACCAACATGTTACCATTCTGA
- the LOC135642828 gene encoding calmodulin-like protein 7 yields MDDVMLSDLISNFVRSVLTKIKCHTKIKCFIVRTETDMEEEEQQHRRCTGTEELSHHDIEVIMGRLGLLGPREEAVDVDGGGGECRLVEEVDALLEEKKASLDELKEAFCVFDRNEDGFISPGELWCVMRRLGLQEGLKLEDCERMIRAFDVDGDGRISFSEFTRLLENAL; encoded by the coding sequence ATGGATGATGTGATGCTCTCTGATCTCATCTCGAACTTTGTTAGATCAGTCCTCACAAAGATCAAGTGCCACACGAAGATCAAATGCTTTATCGTTCGGACTGAGACtgatatggaggaggaggagcagcagcaccGGCGGTGCACCGGCACAGAAGAACTCTCCCACCATGATATCGAGGTGATCATGGGGAGGCTCGGTCTGTTGGGTCCGAGAGAAGAAGCAGTCGACGTCGACGGTGGTGGTGGGGAGTGCAGATTGGTCGAAGAAGTTGATGCGCTGCTGGAGGAGAAGAAAGCGAGCTTGGACGAACTGAAGGAGGCGTTCTGCGTCTTCGACAGGAACGAGGACGGGTTCATAAGCCCGGGAGAGCTGTGGTGCGTGATGAGGAGGTTGGGGTTGCAGGAGGGCCTCAAGCTGGAGGACTGTGAGAGGATGATTCGTGCCTTCGACGTCGACGGTGACGGAAGAATAAGTTTCAGTGAGTTCACCCGCCTGCTAGAGAACGCTttatag
- the LOC103992489 gene encoding NAC domain-containing protein 58-like produces the protein MSSAGMLLPPGFRFHPTDEELILHYLGNRAASLPCPVSIIAEVDIYKFDPWELPAKATFGDGEWYFFSPRERKYPNGYRPNRAAASGYWKATGIDKPVVTSSGNSYIGVKKALVFYKGRPPKGVKTNWIMHEYRLAEPPSKNSYKPIELRDLSMKLDDWVLCRIYKKNSSSTQSSAVEDVFVPTPSITTHQSLSELLLDAADYSDVLGLENRHNIDSSRIHSSRLPHNLKRQWVADGWFGDGDEALSSPAKRPTGSRIGTDLIDDFEFDICNPQLMSYSSHLAWQ, from the exons ATGTCGAGTGCAGGTATGTTGCTTCCGCCGGGGTTCCGCTTCCACCCCACCGACGAGGAACTCATCCTTCACTACCTCGGCAACCGAGCCGCCTCGCTGCCGTGCCCCGTCTCCATCATCGCCGAGGTCGACATCTACAAGTTCGACCCGTGGGAGCTCCCCG CCAAAGCCACCTTCGGCGACGgagagtggtacttcttcagcccCAGGGAGCGGAAGTACCCCAACGGGTACCGCCCCAACCGGGCGGCGGCGTCCGGCTACTGGAAGGCGACCGGGATCGACAAGCCTGTGGTCACCAGCTCAGGCAACTCCTATATTGGAGTGAAGAAGGCGCTCGTCTTCTACAAGGGGAGACCTCCGAAGGGTGTCAAGACGAACTGGATCATGCACGAGTATCGCCTTGCTGAACCACCGAGCAAGAACAGCTACAAGCCCATCGAGCTCAGAGACCTCTCCATGAAG CTGGACGATTGGGTTCTTTGCCGAATCTACAAGAAGAACAGCAGCAGCACTCAGTCCTCAGCTGTGGAGGACGTCTTCGTCCCAACTCCATCAATCACGACGCATCAATCCCTGTCGGAGCTCCTCCTCGACGCTGCCGACTACTCCGACGTGCTCGGTCTAGAGAACCGCCACAACATCGACAGTAGTAGGATTCACAGCAGTCGTCTCCCTCACAACCTGAAGCGCCAATGGGTAGCAGATGGCTGGTTCGGAGACGGCGATGAAGCGTTGTCATCTCCTGCAAAGAGACCAACGGGGTCGAGAATTGGCACCGACCTGATCGACGACTTCGAGTTCGATATCTGTAATCCTCAACTGATGTCATACTCCTCCCACTTGGCCTGGCAATGA
- the LOC135642823 gene encoding zinc finger protein VAR3, chloroplastic-like, with the protein MGGVARLLVLLATPFPRPSALRLARHRAVPLAALSAAASTASSYSSHHFRPLHPRLRLGFSVVTAERFHTQLAGARDDHGEAVASAPTSHAGAMRSWPEWRKLVDYLVAGGYYDRQDSVAVGEEDDDSLLAGEDLTEEFVKAAQACLSFARDKPDLLRMLAKKDIEIIVENGSPFLFKNGANSVRRLQSFVVADGTKVLESERAQTVDIMRYLLSYACSSTATRDESFLTTRDLTEAAIQSLLVQLFRLSVTSPEARLTEMTPRQTVTKQHFSRPTGQNIEMKRGDWICPKCSFMNFARNMGCLECNEARPKKILSDGEWECPQCDFFNFSRNMSCLRCDFKRPGGSPFGTAPSDAHLGYNGSSTVEQILKRSNLDKSEIERKLAANDEKAERWFSKISQLDDAADLSSAIDDEDFPEIMPMRKGMNRFVVSTRKTPLERRLANAQNRSNLGNSGFSEGHELQPGRSNGMNSHKPSESSISQMLDRILGRSSTSSETSHPVVAGGDNSSTGSRFSSSDYRQGMVNQRTDPDSVPFVPLPADMFSKNSNPDNKQSLNTEDSASPKASQLGDPVFKESESSAESRDSDSFDASKGWSKKVTELDNVRDMANAISGDDFPEIMPMRKGENRFIVSKKKDRSLTSLQYKRRIAMEQANSGNFVPFVPFPPDYFAKKDKQPETSPTEGSTLHEKARSETEKSEESMTGVANSESGGNATRQTENWSANQSYHGTTSTNPPSMDLTYRKMDAYNVGGSANSAQPLNTSWRNQSEIPSNDFSQKNTYSGPSVSASSQLTENSRSASESWKPSFSGKSLEGSAVTEPDPLDMSEEAKAARWFRRAAQIKDISELSNIPDEDFPEIMPMRKGVNRFVVSKRKTPLERRLTSPQYRRSLPILRSEPDEDAN; encoded by the exons ATGGGCGGCGTCGCTAGGCTCCTCGTTCTCCTTGCCACCCCTTTCCCTCGCCCCTCCGCCCTCCGCCTCGCCCGCCACCGCGCCGTGCCCCTTGCCGCCCTGTCCGCCGCCGCCAGCACCGCTTCCTCCTATTCGTCCCATCACTTCCGCCCATTACACCCGCGTCTTCGGCTTGGTTTCTCGGTTGTAACTGCAGAGCGGTTCCACACCCAGTTGGCCGGCGCCAGGGACGACCATGGCGAGGCGGTGGCCTCGGCGCCGACCTCCCACGCCGGTGCCATGCGTTCTTGGCCGGAGTGGAGGAAACTTGTTGATTATCTAGTCGCCGGAGGTTACTATGATAGGCAGGACTCCGTGGCTGTTGGGGAGGAAGATGATGATTCGTTATTGGCTGGAGAGGATCTGACCGAGGAATTTGTGAAGGCTGCCCAAGCCTGCCTTTCTTTTGCAAGAGATAAACCTGATTTGTTGAG GATGCTGGCAAAGAAAGATATCGAGATTATTGTGGAGAATGGCTCGCCATTCTTGTTTAAGAATGGTGCAAATTCAGTAAGGCGTTTGCAGTCATTCGTGGTTGCTGATGGAACTAAA GTGCTTGAATCTGAGAGGGCACAGACTGTTGACATTATGCGATATTTGTTGAGCTATGCTTGTAGTTCTACTGCAACTCGTGACGAGAGCTTCTTAACAACTAGAGACCTTACTGAAGCAGCTATTCAAAGTCTGTTGGTTCAGCTATTTAGATTGAGTGTTACAAGTCCAGAGGCCAGGTTAACTGAGATGACTCCTAGACAAACTGTCACAAAGCAGCACTTCTCCAGGCCTACTGGGCAAAATATTGAAATGAAAAGAGGTGACTGGATCTGCCCAAA ATGTAGTTTCATGAATTTTGCGAGGAATATGGGATGTCTTGAATGCAATGAAGCACGACCAAAAAAGATCTTGAGTGATGGAGAGTGGGAGTGTCCTCA ATGTGATTTCTTCAATTTTTCAAGGAACATGTCTTGCTTAAGGTGTGACTTCAAACGTCCCGGAGGAAGCCCATTTGGTACTGCTCCCTCAGATGCTCATTTAGGATATAATGGAAGTTCAACTGTCGAGCAGATCCTTAAACGAAGCAACCTTGATAAGTCTGAAATTGAGCGGAAGTTGGCTGCCAATGATGAGAAGGCAGAAAGATGGTTCAGTAAAATTTCCCAGCTAGATGATGCTGCAGATTTGAGCAGTGCAATAGATGATGAGGATTTCCCAGAGATCATGCCCATGCGGAAAGGGATGAACAGGTTTGTTGTTAGCACAAGAAAAACACCCTTAGAAAGGAGGTTGGCTAATGCTCAGAACAGAAGTAACTTGGGAAATTCTGGCTTTTCTGAGGGTCATGAGTTACAGCCTGGTCGATCAAATGGAATGAACTCCCATAAACCTTCAGAATCTTCAATCAGTCAGATGTTGGACAGGATACTTGGTCGCTCATCAACTTCATCAGAAACAAGCCATCCGGTGGTTGCTGGAGGGGATAATTCTTCTACAGGGAGTAGATTTAGTTCTTCAGATTATAGGCAGGGAATGGTAAACCAAAGGACAGATCCTGATTCTGTACCTTTTGTGCCTTTACCTGCAGATATGTTTAGTAAAAATTCTAATCCAGATAATAAACAATCTCTAAATACAGAAGATTCAGCTTCTCCAAAAGCTAGCCAGCTGGGTGATCCTGTGTTTAAGGAGTCTGAAAGCTCAGCTGAAAGCAGGGACAGTGATTCCTTTGACGCTTCCAAGGGATGGTCTAAAAAAGTCACAGAGCTTGATAACGTCAGGGATATGGCAAATGCCATATCTGGTGATGACTTTCCAGAAATCATGCCCATGCGTAAAGGTGAGAATCGATTCATAGTCAGCAAAAAGAAAGATCGTTCTCTAACAtcactacaatacaagaggcggATAGCCATGGAGCAGGCCAATAGTGGCAATTTTGTTCCCTTTGTACCGTTTCCGCCAGACTACTTTGCGAAGAAAGATAAGCAGCCTGAAACTTCTCCGACTGAAGGCTCTACATTGCATGAGAAGGCTCGGAGTGAGACTGAGAAGTCTGAAGAGTCCATGACTGGTGTTGCTAACTCAGAATCTGGTGGAAATGCAACACGGCAGACGGAGAATTGGTCTGCCAATCAGTCTTACCATGGGACTACTAGCACAAACCCTCCCAGTATGGATTTGACTTACCGTAAAATGGATGCATATAATGTTGGAGGCTCTGCAAATTCAGCTCAACCGCTGAATACCTCATGGAGAAACCAGAGTGAGATCCCAAGCAATGATTTCTCTCAAAAGAACACGTATAGTGGTCCTAGCGTTTCTGCCAGTTCTCAGCTGACAGAAAATTCTAGGAGTGCGAGTGAGAGCTGGAAACCGAGCTTTAGCGGAAAGAGCTTAGAAGGATCTGCCGTCACCGAACCTGATCCTCTTGACATGTCAGAGGAGGCAAAAGCAGCAAGATGGTTCCGTCGAGCCGCTCAGATAAAAGATATCTCCGAACTAAGCAACATTCCTGATGAAGATTTCCCAGAGATAATGCCTATGAGAAAGGGGGTGAACAGATTTGTTGTGAGCAAAAGGAAAACACCATTGGAGAGGAGGCTGACATCTCCTCAATACAGAAGAAGCCTGCCTATCCTTAGATCTGAGCCCGATGAAGATGCCAACTGA
- the LOC135642827 gene encoding transcription factor CSA-like, translating into MGHQPQKSEAEMRLFSSPPSPSPSPSSRKGLPDIVAQSERDERGMSSGRRDHGQAKLCVRGHWKPSEDAKLMDLVARYGPQNWNFIADKLNGRSGKSCRLRWFNQLDPKINKTAFSEEEEEKLVASHRIYGNKWALMARLFPGRTDNAVKNQWHVLMARKEREQGSGCRRRKALPQRTEVSSGHNNAWSGESSITSSRDESSSTCTGSRAMPCFLKDFGMAQQQQPLQLCFGSGYSFGNETSEGSAVDHCSNGFLPSETDGDRKKKCIPFIDFMGVGV; encoded by the exons ATGGGGCACCAGCCGCAGAAATCCGAGGCGGAGATGAGGCTTTTCTCTTCgccaccatcaccatcaccatcaccttCGTCTCGTAAAGGTTTGCCTGACATTGTTGCACAGAGTGAACGAGATGAGAGGGGGATGTCAAGTGGAAGAAGAGATCACGGGCAGGCCAAGCTTTGCGTCAGAGGCCATTGGAAACCATCAGAGGATGCCAAGCTTATGGATCTTGTCGCTCGATACGGCCCCCAAAACTGGAACTTTATTGCCGACAAGCTAAATGGAAGATCAG GAAAGAGCTGCCGGCTAAGGTGGTTCAACCAACTGGATCCAAAAATCAACAAGACAGCCTTcagtgaggaagaagaggagaagcttGTCGCCTCCCACAGGATTTACGGGAACAAATGGGCGCTTATGGCGAGGCTTTTCCCTGGAAGGACAGACAATGCCGTCAAGAACCAGTGGCATGTACTCATGGCCAGGAAAGAGAGGGAGCAAGGCAGCGGCTGTAGGAGGAGGAAGGCGTTGCCGCAGAGAACGGAGGTGAGCAGTGGGCATAACAATGCGTGGAGTGGCGAGTCCTCCATCACCAGCTCCAGAGATGAGTCTTCCTCGACTTGCACTGGTAGCAGGGCCATGCCCTGTTTCTTGAAGGACTTTGGAATGGCACAGCAGCAACAGCCATTGCAGCTCTGCTTTG GAAGCGGATACAGTTTCGGGAATGAAACTTCTGAAGGATCAGCAGTCGACCATTGCAGCAATGGCTTCCTGCCAAGTGAAACTGATGGTGATCGAAAGAAGAAGTGCATTCCCTTCATCGATTTCATGGGTGTTGGAGTTTAG
- the LOC135642825 gene encoding uncharacterized protein LOC135642825, giving the protein MGRIRAVLLAVVFLAAEMPQLLGSPVTGPAFLWSPQHFGSSHHDNKESVDYRTFSPKDLAKLVLSEGGWSNVVCTREKLNDNMDVAVVFVGRKLQTSDISSIKQPDPSLIDILKLSFTTSNFSMAFPYVAIDDQEMLENSLVKGFGENCGQGLGVNRIAYLDSCSLDGGNKKLEGLHSVHDILASRISGKMDLIVLCSGDSKESDRTPSEGEALSNVVDMLKQSGAKYTILYASRPYRTTQYPAHLAVRFLAESPQGQASANSTCDGVCQIKSSLLEGIFVAIVLLIILISGLCCMIGIDTPSRFETPQES; this is encoded by the exons ATGGGGAGAATTAGGGCTGTCCTGTTAGCAGTGGTGTTCCTTGCGGCAGAGATGCCGCAGTTGTTGGGATCCCCTGTCACGGGGCCTGCTTTTCTTTGGTCGCCTCAACATTTTGG ATCATCACATCATGACAATAAAGAATCTGTTGACTACCGAACATTCTCCCCAAAGGATTTGGCAAAATTGGTTTTGTCTGAAGGAGGTTGGTCAAATGTTGTG TGCACTCGGGAAAAACTTAATGATAACATGGATGTTGCTGTTGTTTTTGTTGGAAGAAAG TTGCAAACATCAGATATCTCTAGTATTAAACAACCAGATCCTTCTTTGATAGACATTCTAAAG CTCTCGTTCACAACTTCAAACTTCTCTATGGCATTTCCATATGTTGCCATAGATGACCAGGAGATGCTGGAAAATTCTTTAGTAAAAGGTTTTGGAGAAAATTGTGGCCAAGGGTTAGGAGTGAATCGGATTGCATACTTGGACTCCTGTTCTCTCGATGGCGGAAACAAGAAACTTGAAGGCCTACATTCTGTTCAT GATATTTTGGCTTCAAGAATAAGTGGGAAgatggatttgattgttttgtgcAGTGGAGACTCTAAAGAATCAGACCGCACTCCATCAGAAG GGGAGGCTTTATCTAATGTAGTCGATATGCTAAAGCAGTCTGGTGCCAAGTATACGATTCTCTATGCTTCGAGACCATACAGGACAACTCAGTACCCCGCCCATTTGGCAGTAAGGTTTCTTGCAGAAAGCCCCCAAGGCCAAGCATCTGCTAACTCAACTTGTGATGGAGTTTGCCAAATAAAATCATCACTCCTTGAAGGGATATTTGTG GCAATTGTGCTGCTCATAATTTTGATATCAGGACTGTGCTGTATGATTGGAATTGACACACCTTCAAGATTTGAGACTCCGCAAGAATCTTGA
- the LOC103992488 gene encoding protein SLOW WALKER 1, giving the protein MADESKPFFPVESAHHVKPPPLRRAQSLTPESRFWRSFRHSELASGLILPVTSLEFSPVAPYHVAAACSAAVHLFDGAASPSLAPLPHSPLSGFSDVAYSPSFRCDGALLAAGGESGLVQVFRVDKAGPPLRRLRAHARPVRVVRYPRVADKIHLFSGGDDALLAYWDVPSEAQVVSFPGAHRDYIRAGSASPTSPEVFATGSYDHTVKLWDVRVPPGSNLLLGFSHGDPVESVLFLPSGGLLATAGGNVVKIWDIISGGKLTHTIESHNKTVTALCLGRIKNESPSDDGGEPRLLSVSIDGYMKSFDFATFKITHSMRYPAQLLSVGFSPSGNARVVGTSDGVIYMGMKKTKKQEEANGTNAASELDGFIPEPEKQVLRPTNYRYFHRGKSEKPQDTDYVIPRAAKVKLAEHDKLLKKFWHKEALVVALSKKSASSVVAVMEELVARKKLLKCVANLDVDELRLLLRFLHKNATSPRHARFLMSLTKKVLEMRADDIQSNNNLRIYVRNLKRMIAEEIQIQRSLQEIQGMISPLLVIAGR; this is encoded by the coding sequence ATGGCGGACGAGTCGAAGCCTTTCTTTCCCGTGGAATCCGCGCACCACGTCAAGCCGCCTCCGCTCCGACGGGCACAATCCCTTACCCCGGAGTCCCGCTTCTGGCGCTCCTTCCGCCACTCCGAGCTCGCCTCCGGCCTCATCCTCCCCGTTACCTCCCTCGAGTTCTCGCCGGTTGCGCCCTACCACGTCGCCGCTGCCTGCTCTGCCGCCGTCCACCTCTTCGACGGCGCCGCATCCCCTTCCCTCGCGCCCCTCCCCCACTCCCCCCTCTCCGGCTTCTCCGACGTCGCCTACTCCCCCTCCTTCCGCTGCGATGGCGCCCTCCTCGCTGCCGGCGGTGAGTCCGGACTCGTCCAGGTCTTCCGCGTTGACAAGGCCGGCCCGCCCCTCCGCCGCCTCCGCGCACACGCCCGCCCCGTCCGCGTCGTACGGTACCCCCGAGTGGCTGATAAGATCCACCTCTTCTCCGGCGGCGACGACGCCCTCCTCGCCTATTGGGACGTGCCCTCCGAGGCCCAGGTGGTCTCCTTTCCTGGCGCCCACCGCGACTACATCCGCGCCGGGTCCGCCTCCCCCACCAGCCCCGAGGTCTTCGCGACCGGCTCCTATGACCACACCGTCAAGCTCTGGGATGTCCGTGTCCCGCCCGGTTCGAACCTCTTGCTGGGCTTCAGCCACGGGGATCCCGTTGAGAGCGTGCTCTTCTTGCCTTCGGGCGGACTTCTTGCCACCGCAGGTGGTAACGTGGTCAAGATCTGGGATATCATTAGCGGTGGGAAGCTGACTCACACGATAGAGAGCCACAACAAGACAGTCACTGCCTTATGTCTCGGAAGGATCAAGAATGAGAGCCCCAGCGACGACGGTGGGGAACCGAGGCTTCTCAGCGTCTCCATCGATGGGTACATGAAGAGCTTCGATTTTGCGACCTTCAAGATCACTCACTCGATGAGGTACCCGGCCCAGCTCTTGTCAGTCGGGTTCTCCCCATCCGGCAATGCTCGGGTTGTTGGGACATCGGATGGGGTCATTTACATGGGtatgaagaagacgaagaagcaaGAGGAGGCAAACGGGACAAATGCTGCTAGTGAGCTTGATGGGTTCATTCCTGAACCTGAGAAGCAAGTTCTGAGGCCAACGAACTATAGATACTTTCACAGAGGCAAGAGTGAGAAGCCACAGGATACAGATTATGTCATTCCGAGGGCAGCAAAGGTGAAGCTTGCCGAACATGATAAGCTTTTGAAGAAATTTTGGCACAAGGAGGCGCTTGTTGTGGCACTGAGTAAAAAGAGCGCAAGTAGTGTAGTTGCTGTGATGGAGGAGCTGGTGGCTAGGAAGAAGCTGCTCAAGTGTGTGGCAAACTTGGACGTCGATGAGCTTAGATTGCTCCTACGTTTTCTGCACAAGAATGCTACGTCCCCACGCCATGCAAGGTTTCTGATGAGCTTGACAAAGAAGGTTCTTGAGATGCGTGCAGATGATATTCAGTCTAACAACAATTTGAGGATCTACGTTAGGAATCTTAAGCGCATGATTGCAGAAGAAATCCAAATACAGCGCTCTTTGCAAGAGATTCAAGGAATGATTTCTCCTCTGCTTGTAATAGCTGGAAGATGA